From Quercus lobata isolate SW786 chromosome 1, ValleyOak3.0 Primary Assembly, whole genome shotgun sequence, one genomic window encodes:
- the LOC115974019 gene encoding ELL-associated factor 1 isoform X1 yields MANNTKEEPKSAPQSDRWYNLTLGPSFKNESSNKFCTLRYEFKPASIDKTKAGSLHKTKENRVSVEFHNNQLGKPKVTFEGSSEEYKENDAVLFFDGESFRLERLHRAVKQLRHLRKPGESAAAAAAAAASSAPPAAAAAVEPRLSPVAKGGAKPSQPQAHLSKPAFQAVPVEVERIDIGEPENSGAKPAGKRTVDYPSDAPNISMFSPDPKNDEAEDHQDIDIEDLFGSATPEDETAEEKENTGFDINMSRHNDSDDEIADVDDSGDEADKGPNAAEALRAQVNAEVREEPTSSSSTSSGSGSSGSGSGSGSSSSSDTEASDDDSVNSI; encoded by the exons ATGGCGAACAACACGAAAGAAGAACCAAAGTCAGCTCCTCAGTCAGATCGGTGGTACAACCTAACCTTAGGCCCTTCCTTCAAAAACGAATCCTCCAACAAATTCTGCACCCTACGTT ATGAATTCAAACCGGCTTCGATCGATAAAACGAAGGCAGGATCGCTACACAAGACGAAGGAGAATAGGGTTTCGGTCGAATTTCACAACAACCAATTGGGAAAACCCAAAGTCACCTTCGAAGGTAGCAGCGAGGAGTACAAAGAAAACGACGCCGTTTTGTTCTTCGACGGCGAGTCTTTCCGTCTTGAGCGCCTTCACCGTGCCGTCAAGCAGCTCCGCCACCTCCGCAAGCCCGGTGAatccgccgccgccgccgccgctgCCGCTGCATCGTCGGCGCCCCCTGCTGCGGCAGCTGCGGTAGAGCCGCGGTTGTCTCCGGTTGCCAAGGGCGGTGCCAAGCCTTCGCAGCCACAGGCCCATTTGAGTAAACCCGCATTTCAAGCTGTGCCG GTTGAGGTGGAACGAATTGATATTGGTGAGCCAGAGAATTCAG GTGCAAAACCAGCTGGTAAAAGGACTGTTGATTACCCATCTGATGCACCAAACATTTCTATGTTCTCTCCTGACCCTAAGAATGACGAAGCTGAGGATCATCAAGATATAGATATTGAGGACCTTTTTGGTAGTGCAACACCAGAAGATGAAACtgctgaagaaaaagaaaacactgGATTTGATATCAATATGTCACGTCATAATGACAGTGATGATGAGATTGCAGATGTAGATGATAGTGGTGATGAAGCGGATAAGGGGCCCAATGCTGCAGAAGCACTTAGAGCCCAGGTCAATGCAGAGGTGAGGGAAGAGCCGACTTCTAGTTCTAGTACTAGTAGCGGAAGTGGGAGCAGCGGGAGCGGAAGTGGTAGTGGGAGTAGCAGCAGTAGTGACACTGAAGCCAGTGATGACGACTCGGTTAACTCCATCTGA
- the LOC115974019 gene encoding ELL-associated factor 1 isoform X2 yields MANNTKEEPKSAPQSDRWYNLTLGPSFKNESSNKFCTLRYEFKPASIDKTKAGSLHKTKENRVSVEFHNNQLGKPKVTFEGSSEEYKENDAVLFFDGESFRLERLHRAVKQLRHLRKPGESAAAAAAAAASSAPPAAAAAVEPRLSPVAKGGAKPSQPQAHLSKPAFQAVPVEVERIDIGAKPAGKRTVDYPSDAPNISMFSPDPKNDEAEDHQDIDIEDLFGSATPEDETAEEKENTGFDINMSRHNDSDDEIADVDDSGDEADKGPNAAEALRAQVNAEVREEPTSSSSTSSGSGSSGSGSGSGSSSSSDTEASDDDSVNSI; encoded by the exons ATGGCGAACAACACGAAAGAAGAACCAAAGTCAGCTCCTCAGTCAGATCGGTGGTACAACCTAACCTTAGGCCCTTCCTTCAAAAACGAATCCTCCAACAAATTCTGCACCCTACGTT ATGAATTCAAACCGGCTTCGATCGATAAAACGAAGGCAGGATCGCTACACAAGACGAAGGAGAATAGGGTTTCGGTCGAATTTCACAACAACCAATTGGGAAAACCCAAAGTCACCTTCGAAGGTAGCAGCGAGGAGTACAAAGAAAACGACGCCGTTTTGTTCTTCGACGGCGAGTCTTTCCGTCTTGAGCGCCTTCACCGTGCCGTCAAGCAGCTCCGCCACCTCCGCAAGCCCGGTGAatccgccgccgccgccgccgctgCCGCTGCATCGTCGGCGCCCCCTGCTGCGGCAGCTGCGGTAGAGCCGCGGTTGTCTCCGGTTGCCAAGGGCGGTGCCAAGCCTTCGCAGCCACAGGCCCATTTGAGTAAACCCGCATTTCAAGCTGTGCCG GTTGAGGTGGAACGAATTGATATTG GTGCAAAACCAGCTGGTAAAAGGACTGTTGATTACCCATCTGATGCACCAAACATTTCTATGTTCTCTCCTGACCCTAAGAATGACGAAGCTGAGGATCATCAAGATATAGATATTGAGGACCTTTTTGGTAGTGCAACACCAGAAGATGAAACtgctgaagaaaaagaaaacactgGATTTGATATCAATATGTCACGTCATAATGACAGTGATGATGAGATTGCAGATGTAGATGATAGTGGTGATGAAGCGGATAAGGGGCCCAATGCTGCAGAAGCACTTAGAGCCCAGGTCAATGCAGAGGTGAGGGAAGAGCCGACTTCTAGTTCTAGTACTAGTAGCGGAAGTGGGAGCAGCGGGAGCGGAAGTGGTAGTGGGAGTAGCAGCAGTAGTGACACTGAAGCCAGTGATGACGACTCGGTTAACTCCATCTGA